GACGATTTCTATAACCTGGAAGTGACGACCGGCGATACGCTGCATCAATACCACGCCAGGTTCTCACATAACGATACCCTCGAACTGTGGCCTGTTAAACAAACGATCGTTAATCAACTGGCGATCCTGCGACTGGTCCGTAAGTAAATTATATGCGCTACCTGTTATTATTACCGTGCTGCCTGCTGGCGACAGCTTGTTCAAAAACAAAAGACGCCGGCCCCAAACCGCTCACCGGTACATGGGAGGCTGTAGCTTACCGTGGAATGCAAACAAGCTTCATGTGGAGGGATTTGTCCGGGCCACGCATGACTTACCAGCTGAAAAGTAATGGACGATGGGTATCCTCCGGAACCCCGCTGAACATCACTTCCGGCATGTGGGAAGCACAGGAGAATTGGGGAGGTGGCTTTTCCCTTACACTAAAAACTGCCGACACATCCCGCTTTTTTATTGCGCGGGCCGGTGCTAATGACACCATGATCTGGAGTATTGAAACGGATGTAATGCCAGGTCCGGAGGGGTGGAAAATGGTAAAGCGGTAGAATCAAGGGTGTATTAACTTATTGTTACCAAATTGTTACGTTAACCTTTTCCGGCTATTTTTGCGCAAATTCTATGTGTCGCATGAAAAAAGCCGTGTTCCCGGTAATGCTCTGCCTGCTGCTTTCTATCAGCAGTGTTTCCCGCGCCCAGTTCCTGATGGACATGATCGATACTTCCACCGACGTGGGGAAGGGGATGTTCTCTATGTATAAAAATTTTAATTCCCTGCGACTGGGTGGTTATATGCAGCCGCAGTTCCAGATTGCGCAACGCCAGGGGGCAAAGGGATATGCCGGGGGCGACTTCGCTCAACACGTGAACAATCGCTTCATGTTACGCCGGGGCCGTATCCGCGTAGACTACGAACGTTCCAATAAAGACAGTATGCCGGTGGTGCAGTTTGCTTTCCAGTTCGATGGAACAGAACGCGGCGTAAATATCCGTGACTTCTGGGGGCGCTTCTTCGAAAACAAATATGACATGTTCTCGCTTACAGCGGGCGTATTTCCCCGCCCGTTCGGCTACGAGATCAACCTGTCGTCCAGCGACCGTGAAACGCCGGAACGTGGCCGTATGTCACAAATCCTGATGCGGACGGAACGTGACCTGGGTGCAATGATCAGTTGGGAGCCGCGCCGGCGGAAGGACTTCTGGCGGAAGCTGAAAGTAGATGCCGGTTTTTTTAACGGACAGGGGCTGTCCGGAACAGCGGATTACGATAGCCATAAGGACTTTATCGCCCGTGCATACTTCCGCCAGCTGAAGGTTTCGCCTAAGATGCGGCTGTCTGTGGGCGCGTCGGTGCTACAGGGCGGCATGCAACAATTTACTCCTTACATCAATAAAATCCAGGGGAAAGCATTTGTCATCGATTCCACCGGGAATATAGATAAGGTAGCGCCACGCCATTATTACGGCGCAGACGCTCAATTGCGGGTCGCCAATCGCGTTGGGTGGACGGAGTTCCGCGCCGAATATATCCGCGGTAAACAGACTGCCACGGCAGCGACAACCGAAACGCCGGGGAGCATTCCTATGGCGGGCGGCGTGCCCGCTCCGCTGTACATCCGTCCATTTGATGGTGCTTACTTCTATTACGTGCAACACCTGCATAGCCTCAAACATCAGCTGATTGTGAAGTACGACTGGTACGATCCCAATACAGAGGTGAAAGGAAAGGACATCGGCGATAATGTGGACGATCGCTTTACAGCGGCGGATATAAAGTACAACACATTGGGCATTTGTTACTTGTATCACTTCAGCCCGCAACTGAAAATGTTCTTCAACTACGATATGGTAGATAATGAGGGAACGAGTTTGGAAGGGTATACAGATGATTTGAAGGATAACGTGTTTACATGCCGGTTACAATTCCGGTTCTAAAATAAGAAAGCCGCCGGTGATCCCGGCGGCTTTTTATATCTATTCTCTTACAGTTTCCAGTGTAAACCCAAACGTCGACCCCACGTCCGGCTTGCTCCTCACATTAATGGTTTGCCCATGCGCCTCAATAATGTGTTTTACGATGGCCAGCCCTAAACCGGTACCGCCAATATCGCGGCTACGCGCTTTGTCGGTGCGGTAAAACCTTTCGAATACACGCGGCAGGTGTTCTTCCTGCATGCCGATACCGTCATCGGATATCTCTACGAGCAGCGTTTTGCCATCCAGGTTATAAATGCTGGCTACCGTGCTGCCCTGTTGCTTGCCGTATTTGATAGAGTTGTCGATCAGGTTAATCAGTACCTGGCGTACTTTTTCCTTATCTGCCAACACTTGCACCGGCGCTTCACATCCTTTCTTGATACTGAATTTGATCTCTTTTTGTTTTGCCTTGAGCGAGAGGGTGTCAAATACATCGCGCACCAGGTCCTGGATGACGAATATCTCAGTATTGATGGTCATTTCACCGCTCTCCAGTTTGGATATTTCGTCCAGGTCGTCGAGCAGTCCGCAAAGACGATCGATGTTCTTGGTGGCGTTTTTCAGGAACATCT
This genomic interval from Chitinophaga horti contains the following:
- a CDS encoding sensor histidine kinase, encoding MANKKIDLISLYYNNYSLWSMLKAKNLSPQKLAAFTALILSVAAAIGTLLIDPNIKTVAIAFVVTFLVAYYLYLYTLQNFIYRKIKLIYKFIYQTKATKREDFFNKNILPLKTIEEVSEDVEKWASQKKEELDNLRRNEAFRKEFLMNLSHELKTPIFAVQGYIHTLLDGAMEDPTVNKMFLKNATKNIDRLCGLLDDLDEISKLESGEMTINTEIFVIQDLVRDVFDTLSLKAKQKEIKFSIKKGCEAPVQVLADKEKVRQVLINLIDNSIKYGKQQGSTVASIYNLDGKTLLVEISDDGIGMQEEHLPRVFERFYRTDKARSRDIGGTGLGLAIVKHIIEAHGQTINVRSKPDVGSTFGFTLETVRE
- a CDS encoding porin — its product is MKKAVFPVMLCLLLSISSVSRAQFLMDMIDTSTDVGKGMFSMYKNFNSLRLGGYMQPQFQIAQRQGAKGYAGGDFAQHVNNRFMLRRGRIRVDYERSNKDSMPVVQFAFQFDGTERGVNIRDFWGRFFENKYDMFSLTAGVFPRPFGYEINLSSSDRETPERGRMSQILMRTERDLGAMISWEPRRRKDFWRKLKVDAGFFNGQGLSGTADYDSHKDFIARAYFRQLKVSPKMRLSVGASVLQGGMQQFTPYINKIQGKAFVIDSTGNIDKVAPRHYYGADAQLRVANRVGWTEFRAEYIRGKQTATAATTETPGSIPMAGGVPAPLYIRPFDGAYFYYVQHLHSLKHQLIVKYDWYDPNTEVKGKDIGDNVDDRFTAADIKYNTLGICYLYHFSPQLKMFFNYDMVDNEGTSLEGYTDDLKDNVFTCRLQFRF